From the genome of Bacteroidota bacterium:
GGGCGGTGAGAAAATTCAGCATAGCGCTTTCGGTGCTGTACTGAACTAAATTCTGAAAATGGTCTATACGAATGCACTTCGTGTACGCGGCATATTTCGTTGCAAGAGTTATCATGGTTGCTGAATCATTTGGCAGAACATAAGCCGGTTTACCCAATGCAAAACCCAGATTAGGGGTAATTTGTTTTAACTGAATAAGAAAAGTGTCGTACGGAAGCGGGTCGACATTCAACAACACATTTTCAATCCATGTAGGAGAAAACGCAGCGATGGCATTAAGTATGGTGCTGTCTGTTTCCACCAATTGTTTTCCGCCTTGAATAGCATAACTTAAATCAAACGGACGGCAATAAACGGATTGTGGCAATACATCATGCAGATTGATTAGAACTGTGATGACGATGAGAATAATTTTTGTTTTCATCCGAGAAAAAAGTTTTATACATTTTTACTGAACAACCAACTTTCCCACAGCAATATTTTCCCCTTCTGAAACAATTCTATAAAAATAAATTCCTGTAGGCAACCCGCTCCTGCTAATTACGAATGAATCCGCCCCGATAGCCATCGGGGTACGAATAATATCAACATTCATTTCTTTTCCTATTACATCATAAATTTTCAAATTCATATTTCGTAATTCGCCATTCGTTATTTGTAGTGTGGCGGTTTCGCTGAATGGATTCGGGTAAATACTTGTTTGCAGCGATGAAGAATTTATTGTTGCAATTCCTGTGCTGCAATTATTCACAATGATTGTCATGGTTGTTGTTCCTGTGCATCCGTTCGCATCGGTTACCCAAACAGTGTAGGTGGTGGTAACAGTCGGATAAACGGTAACGCTTGCAGTAGTTTGCCCGGTGTTCCACGAATAACTTACTCCTCCGCTCGCGGTCATATAGGCGGGATAGCCCGCGCAAATAATATTCGGGTCGGCAAAAACTGCTGCTGCAACTGCAGTGGGTTGAGTAATCGTAACTGTTTGCTGTGCACTGCATCCATACGCATCGGTAACAGTTACGGAATAATTTCCTGCCGTTAATCCGGTTGCAGTTTGTGTAGTTTGTCCATTGTTCCACTGATAAGTGTAAGGAGAAGAACCACCAGAAGGGTTTGCAGTAGCAGCACCATTGTTTCCTCCGTTGCATGTAGTAACATTTTGCGAAGAAACTGAAAGTGAAACAACATTGGCAGATTGCGTAACATTCACAACAGTTGATTGCGTGCATCCGTTCGCGTCTGCAACTACCACTGTATAATTTCCTGCGTTGAGTCCGGTAATTGTTTGCGTAGTTTGCCCGCTGCTCCATTGATATGTGTATGGAGATGTTCCACCCGAAGGATTTGCAGTAGCAGTTCCATTTGCGTAGCAATGCGCAGGCGTGGAAGTAGCGGAAACATTCGGTCCGGTTGTTGAAGTTACATTTATAGTTGTTGCATTTGTACAACCGTTCGCATCGGTAACAACCACTGTGTAAGTGGATGCGCTGAGCCCCGTAGCAGTTTGCGCGGTTTGCCCATTGCTCCACTGATAAGTGTATGGAGAATTTCCACCTGAAGCAGTAGCCGTTGCACTTCCTCCGTTTCCATTGCAGGATGTAGCCGTTGAATTTGCAGTAACACTCGGTCCCGCGCTGGAAGTTATTGTTGCCACTGCGCTTTGAGCGCAAGTATTGGCATCCGTAATGGTCACTGTGTAAGTTCCCGCACTAAGCCCTGAAATTGTTTGTGTGGTTTGCCCATTGCTCCACTGGTAAGTGTAAGGCGAAGTTCCGCCTGAAGGATTTGCTGTGGCGGTTCCGTTATTGCTGCTGCATGTTGCCGTTGTAGAAACTGCCGCAGCAGA
Proteins encoded in this window:
- a CDS encoding T9SS type A sorting domain-containing protein, which encodes MKAKTKNSSRKKDKSARHKSKWFKEIKPKQNEYSEIETNFHKKKFFVRLTPFLILFFTSLTFLSAQPNWNPKANFPASRVHAVGFSIGNYGYIGTGYGGGTDHNDLWEWDKSTNIWTQKASMGGFGRRGAVGFSIGTKGYIGTGVGGPGKMNDFWEWDQSTNTWTQKANVGGGLRDYAVGFSVGNYGYIGTGFTTNYAKDFWQYDPSTDTWTQKANFGGTARCYSVGFFILNKGYIGTGEDQVGNTNDFWEYNPSNDTWTQKANFAGTKRREAVGFSVGGLGYLGTGYDGGISNPSCKDFWEYNPGTDSWTQRPSFGGGPRMDAVGFSVGNCGYIGTGCLDLSKNPLNDYWEYCSNCTLSAAAVSTTATCSSNNGTATANPSGGTSPYTYQWSNGQTTQTISGLSAGTYTVTITDANTCAQSAVATITSSAGPSVTANSTATSCNGNGGSATATASGGNSPYTYQWSNGQTAQTATGLSASTYTVVVTDANGCTNATTINVTSTTGPNVSATSTPAHCYANGTATANPSGGTSPYTYQWSSGQTTQTITGLNAGNYTVVVADANGCTQSTVVNVTQSANVVSLSVSSQNVTTCNGGNNGAATANPSGGSSPYTYQWNNGQTTQTATGLTAGNYSVTVTDAYGCSAQQTVTITQPTAVAAAVFADPNIICAGYPAYMTASGGVSYSWNTGQTTASVTVYPTVTTTYTVWVTDANGCTGTTTMTIIVNNCSTGIATINSSSLQTSIYPNPFSETATLQITNGELRNMNLKIYDVIGKEMNVDIIRTPMAIGADSFVISRSGLPTGIYFYRIVSEGENIAVGKLVVQ